One genomic region from Glaciimonas sp. PAMC28666 encodes:
- the ntrC gene encoding nitrogen regulation protein NR(I), with the protein MKPIWIVDDDESIRWVLEKALARENLATKSFSNARDAMDALQSSTPQVLVSDIRMPGTSGLELLQTIKAQHPGIPVIIITAFSDLDSAVAAFQGGAFEYLAKPFDLDKAVELIRRALDESLREVNIEQATAETPEILGQAPAMQDVFRAIGRLSQSHVTVLITGESGTGKELVARALHKHSPRASQPFIALNTAAIPKDLLESELFGHERGAFTGAQASRRGRFEQAEGGTLFLDEIGDMPFDLQTRLLRVLSDGHFYRVGGHQSLKANVRVIAATHQNLETRVREGLFREDLYHRLNVIRLRLPSLRERREDIPILTRHFLGQSAKQLGVESKRVSDGAMRFISGLDLPGNVRQLENLCNWITVMAPGQTVEIKDLPQELMVQGDKPPGPDVATGMQVASALTPFDLQTASTSHATSHEDINRAAKSAEASLLAAGADGRSWISLLEVEAATMLTDGDTDVMDVLGRQFESALIKIALKHTHGRKNDAAIRLGIGRNTITRKIQELGIAGAKDD; encoded by the coding sequence ATGAAACCAATTTGGATTGTTGACGATGACGAATCTATAAGATGGGTGCTTGAAAAAGCACTGGCCCGCGAAAATCTGGCCACCAAGAGTTTTTCCAATGCACGCGATGCGATGGATGCACTGCAATCCAGCACTCCACAAGTGCTGGTGTCAGATATTCGTATGCCCGGCACCTCCGGACTTGAATTACTACAAACGATCAAAGCGCAGCATCCGGGTATACCAGTCATCATCATCACCGCATTTTCCGATCTCGATTCCGCCGTTGCGGCATTTCAGGGCGGCGCGTTTGAATACCTCGCGAAACCGTTCGATCTGGATAAAGCGGTTGAACTGATTCGGCGCGCGCTTGATGAAAGCCTGCGTGAGGTCAACATCGAGCAAGCCACTGCCGAAACTCCGGAAATCCTCGGCCAGGCACCGGCGATGCAGGATGTTTTCCGCGCCATCGGCCGTCTCTCCCAATCACATGTCACCGTTCTGATAACCGGTGAATCCGGCACCGGTAAAGAACTGGTCGCACGCGCGTTACACAAACATAGTCCCCGTGCATCTCAACCTTTCATCGCGCTGAACACTGCCGCCATACCCAAAGATCTACTTGAGTCAGAATTGTTCGGTCATGAACGCGGCGCATTTACCGGTGCACAGGCCTCACGCCGTGGGCGTTTTGAACAAGCCGAAGGCGGCACCCTGTTTCTCGATGAAATCGGCGACATGCCGTTTGATTTGCAGACTCGCCTGCTACGCGTTCTCTCGGATGGTCATTTTTATCGGGTCGGCGGCCATCAATCGCTTAAAGCCAACGTCCGCGTTATCGCCGCCACTCATCAAAATCTGGAAACCCGCGTGCGGGAAGGCTTGTTTCGCGAAGACTTGTATCACCGGCTTAACGTCATCCGGCTGCGGTTGCCGAGCTTGCGTGAGCGCCGTGAAGATATTCCGATCCTCACGCGCCATTTTCTTGGTCAAAGTGCCAAGCAGCTTGGCGTGGAAAGCAAGCGCGTCTCCGATGGTGCCATGCGCTTTATTAGTGGGCTGGATTTGCCAGGGAACGTTCGACAGCTAGAAAATCTCTGCAACTGGATCACCGTCATGGCCCCCGGTCAAACGGTAGAAATCAAGGATTTGCCGCAAGAATTAATGGTCCAGGGTGACAAACCACCTGGTCCTGATGTGGCCACCGGTATGCAGGTGGCGTCGGCGCTGACACCGTTTGACCTGCAGACCGCCTCAACTTCCCACGCCACCAGCCACGAAGACATCAACCGTGCCGCCAAATCTGCCGAGGCCAGTCTGTTAGCCGCTGGAGCCGACGGACGAAGCTGGATCAGCTTGCTTGAAGTGGAGGCCGCCACCATGCTGACCGACGGCGACACCGACGTAATGGATGTGCTGGGACGTCAATTTGAATCAGCATTAATCAAGATTGCCCTGAAACATACTCACGGTCGCAAAAACGACGCAGCAATCCGCTTAGGCATCGGACGCAACACCATCACCCGAAAAATTCAGGAGCTCGGCATTGCGGGTGCCAAAGACGACTGA
- the glnL gene encoding nitrogen regulation protein NR(II), with amino-acid sequence MSIKTAVPTATDGLELLASAVLLLDREGRIVYANPAAENLLESSVKGLKQQKLSDLFLNGSQLAAVFEKAAAHQFDDLRQDLILDRIGREPLWVDTLAKALDNPATPVLIELRENVQQLKLEREERLFDQSQVNKELIRNLAHEIKNPLGGLRGAAQLLELELPERHLKELREYTQVIIKEADRLQTLVDRLLAPHRLAHIVSDVDIHEVCERVRSLMVAEFPHGLTINRDYDLSIPQFRGDKEQLIQAILNIAHNAAQALTDRIQSGDANLTFQTRIVRQVTLAKVRYRLALDLHIIDNGPGIPDDIQERIFYPLVSGRDGGSGLGLTLAQTFVQQHMGVIECESRPGCTDFRVLIPLP; translated from the coding sequence ATGTCAATCAAAACTGCAGTACCCACCGCCACCGATGGGCTTGAGCTACTGGCCTCGGCGGTTCTGTTGCTGGACCGGGAGGGGCGTATCGTCTACGCCAACCCGGCGGCCGAGAACCTGCTTGAAAGTTCAGTCAAAGGTCTCAAGCAGCAAAAGCTAAGTGATTTATTTTTAAATGGTAGTCAACTGGCCGCCGTCTTCGAGAAAGCCGCTGCGCATCAATTTGACGATTTGCGGCAGGATTTGATTCTGGACCGGATCGGACGCGAACCGCTATGGGTCGATACGCTAGCGAAGGCCCTTGATAATCCCGCCACGCCGGTCTTGATCGAGTTGCGAGAAAATGTGCAGCAACTCAAATTGGAAAGAGAAGAACGCCTGTTCGATCAAAGTCAGGTGAATAAAGAACTGATTCGTAATCTGGCACATGAAATCAAAAACCCGCTCGGTGGCCTGCGCGGTGCTGCGCAGTTGCTGGAGCTAGAGCTGCCCGAGCGTCACCTGAAAGAACTCCGCGAATACACACAGGTCATCATCAAGGAAGCTGATCGCCTCCAGACATTGGTAGACCGTCTGCTGGCACCGCATCGGTTGGCCCACATTGTCAGCGATGTCGATATTCACGAAGTATGTGAACGTGTGCGCAGTCTGATGGTGGCAGAGTTCCCGCATGGTTTAACGATCAACCGCGACTACGACTTATCGATCCCACAATTTCGCGGTGACAAAGAGCAGCTCATTCAAGCCATTCTCAATATCGCCCACAATGCCGCCCAGGCACTGACCGACCGTATCCAGAGCGGTGATGCAAATTTAACATTTCAAACGAGAATTGTGCGTCAGGTAACGTTGGCAAAGGTCCGTTATCGCCTGGCATTAGACTTGCATATCATTGATAACGGACCGGGTATTCCGGACGACATTCAAGAGCGTATTTTCTACCCGCTCGTATCGGGGCGTGACGGCGGCAGTGGATTAGGACTGACGTTGGCACAAACCTTTGTGCAGCAGCACATGGGAGTGATTGAATGCGAAAGTCGACCGGGCTGTACCGATTTCAGGGTGTTGATTCCGCTGCCGTAA
- a CDS encoding DUF4124 domain-containing protein, with the protein MKHLIPGFLIVAAMSAISAPALAQSNIFLCVDAQGTKEYKNTGDTKGCKKVDLPPLTVSAAPRSTSAGSGAANRPQPATPSDFPKVDGGTQKTRDNDRRQILQDELKTEQQKLNDLEKVYNNGVPERQGNERNYAKYQDRVASMKDDLTRSQKNIEALNRELSNLK; encoded by the coding sequence ATGAAGCACCTCATCCCAGGATTTCTGATCGTTGCTGCCATGAGCGCAATCAGTGCGCCTGCCTTGGCCCAAAGTAATATTTTCCTCTGCGTCGACGCACAGGGTACCAAGGAATACAAAAACACAGGCGACACCAAAGGCTGCAAAAAAGTTGATCTGCCACCACTGACAGTGTCGGCAGCACCGCGCTCAACGTCTGCGGGTTCCGGCGCTGCGAACAGACCGCAACCAGCGACGCCATCGGACTTTCCGAAAGTCGATGGTGGGACCCAAAAAACGCGCGACAATGATCGCCGCCAGATTTTGCAGGATGAATTAAAAACCGAACAACAAAAGCTGAACGATCTGGAAAAGGTTTATAACAATGGCGTGCCAGAGCGGCAGGGCAACGAACGCAACTACGCCAAATATCAGGATCGGGTCGCATCGATGAAAGACGACCTCACGCGTAGTCAAAAAAATATCGAAGCGCTCAATCGAGAACTGTCGAACCTAAAATAA
- the glnA gene encoding type I glutamate--ammonia ligase — MAMTAAEVLKMVKDNEVKFVDFRFADTKGKEQHVTVPVSHFDMDKFESGHAFDGSSIAGWKGIEASDMILIPDPNTANIDPFMEETTLFMQCDVIEPADGKGYDRDPRSIAKRAEAYLKSSGLGDTAYFGPEPEFFIFDNVRWGSDMSGSFVKIGSEEASWSTGADLPNGNTGHRPTVKGGYFPVPPVDSFQDMRSEMCLILESLGIPVEVHHHEVAGAGQNEIGTRFSTLVERADWTQNLKYVVWNVAHTYGKTATFMPKPIVGDNGSGMHVHQSVWKDGVNLFAGDGYAGLSEFALYYIGGIIKHAKALNAITNPGTNSYKRLVPGYEAPVKLAYSAKNRSASIRIPHVSNPKGRRIETRFPDPLANPYLCFAALLMAGLDGVQNKIHPGEAASKDLYHLPPEEDKLIPTVCASLEEALEALDKDREFLTRGGVFSDSMIDAYLELKMQEVQRFRMATHPIEFDMYYSV; from the coding sequence ATGGCAATGACGGCCGCAGAAGTCTTGAAGATGGTGAAAGACAACGAAGTTAAATTCGTTGATTTTCGCTTTGCTGATACCAAAGGCAAGGAGCAGCACGTAACTGTCCCTGTTTCCCATTTTGATATGGACAAGTTTGAGTCCGGTCATGCTTTTGACGGTTCTTCAATTGCTGGCTGGAAGGGTATCGAAGCATCAGACATGATTCTGATTCCCGATCCTAATACCGCTAACATCGATCCGTTCATGGAAGAAACCACATTGTTCATGCAATGTGACGTTATCGAGCCAGCCGATGGTAAAGGTTATGACCGCGACCCGCGTTCGATCGCCAAGCGCGCTGAAGCGTACTTGAAATCATCCGGTCTGGGCGACACTGCCTATTTCGGTCCAGAGCCAGAATTCTTCATTTTTGATAATGTTCGTTGGGGCTCCGACATGTCGGGTTCCTTCGTCAAAATCGGTTCCGAAGAAGCATCATGGAGCACCGGTGCTGACCTGCCGAACGGCAATACAGGTCACCGTCCTACCGTTAAGGGTGGTTATTTCCCGGTTCCACCAGTTGACAGCTTCCAGGACATGCGTTCGGAAATGTGTTTGATTCTGGAATCTCTGGGCATCCCGGTTGAAGTCCATCACCATGAAGTTGCCGGTGCTGGTCAGAATGAAATCGGTACGCGCTTCTCGACACTGGTTGAGCGTGCTGACTGGACCCAGAATTTGAAATATGTGGTCTGGAACGTTGCTCACACCTACGGCAAAACAGCGACTTTCATGCCTAAGCCTATCGTTGGCGATAACGGCTCCGGCATGCACGTTCACCAATCAGTCTGGAAAGATGGCGTCAACCTGTTCGCAGGCGATGGTTATGCTGGTTTATCTGAATTCGCGCTGTATTACATCGGCGGTATCATCAAGCATGCCAAGGCACTGAACGCAATTACCAATCCGGGTACTAACTCGTACAAGCGTCTGGTCCCAGGCTACGAAGCACCGGTTAAGCTGGCTTATTCGGCTAAAAACCGTTCTGCTTCTATCCGTATTCCACACGTCTCGAATCCAAAAGGACGTCGGATTGAAACACGTTTCCCGGATCCACTGGCTAACCCGTACCTGTGTTTTGCGGCGTTGCTGATGGCTGGTCTGGATGGCGTTCAAAACAAAATCCATCCGGGCGAAGCAGCCTCTAAAGATCTGTACCATTTGCCGCCAGAAGAAGACAAGTTGATCCCGACTGTCTGCGCGTCATTGGAAGAAGCGTTGGAAGCGTTGGACAAGGATCGTGAATTCTTGACACGCGGCGGTGTTTTCAGCGACAGCATGATCGACGCTTATCTGGAATTGAAGATGCAAGAAGTGCAGCGTTTCCGCATGGCTACGCACCCGATTGAATTTGACATGTATTACTCAGTGTAA
- a CDS encoding rhodanese-like domain-containing protein, which produces MSTLPDITKLLSIGRQRAEAGSLPYAGAVTPSETFALLTAEPQAILVDVRTNAERDWVGRVAIDARQHAAVEWTSYPGGLPNPDFLGQLALVADKNTTILFLCRSGVRSRHAATLTAAHGYVACFDILEGFEGDKDAAGHRKSVGGWCKAGLPWVGA; this is translated from the coding sequence ATGTCAACACTTCCAGACATTACAAAATTATTATCAATCGGCCGTCAACGTGCTGAAGCCGGAAGTCTGCCCTATGCGGGCGCTGTTACACCTTCTGAAACCTTTGCTTTATTAACGGCAGAACCTCAGGCAATACTGGTGGATGTTCGCACCAATGCTGAGAGAGACTGGGTCGGCCGTGTGGCGATTGACGCCAGGCAGCATGCAGCGGTGGAATGGACGTCCTATCCAGGTGGTTTGCCGAACCCGGATTTTTTAGGGCAGCTAGCGCTCGTTGCGGACAAAAACACCACCATCTTATTTCTGTGCCGTTCGGGCGTTCGGTCGCGTCACGCAGCAACCTTGACGGCAGCACATGGTTATGTTGCCTGCTTTGATATTCTTGAGGGTTTTGAAGGCGATAAAGACGCAGCGGGACATCGTAAATCGGTGGGTGGATGGTGCAAAGCTGGTTTGCCTTGGGTTGGCGCCTGA
- a CDS encoding delta(1)-pyrroline-2-carboxylate reductase family protein, translating into MHILTSQQTAAVLPYAALVPAIALAANQLREGQINAPERMVVEIDKASVLLCMPAIGADVSVTKLITVHANNDQHHLPAIQGEVVVFETATGRRLALLDGPVVSARRTAAVTLLGIQTLLPRQPKTALLIGTGVQAAAHADALVDYFGVDTFWIAARDMPKTQAFCDALRQRYPQVSAHPIAAHTLDNTLPLTDVVIALTTSRAAVIPRHIAANTLAVGVGAFKPDMIEFPAELLHQRAIVVDYLAGAKHEAGDLIQAKIDWSAVRELPQIVHQPWLKTDTLPVFKTVGHAAWDLAAARVAMAALTSP; encoded by the coding sequence ATGCACATCCTGACCTCACAGCAAACCGCCGCAGTGCTGCCGTATGCAGCGCTTGTCCCCGCCATTGCATTGGCCGCAAACCAGCTACGTGAAGGCCAGATTAACGCGCCTGAACGCATGGTGGTAGAGATCGACAAAGCCAGCGTCTTGCTGTGCATGCCCGCGATAGGGGCTGACGTCAGCGTCACAAAACTGATCACCGTTCACGCGAATAATGATCAACACCATCTTCCTGCGATTCAGGGTGAAGTGGTCGTGTTTGAAACCGCTACCGGTCGCCGTCTGGCGTTGCTTGATGGGCCCGTGGTATCGGCGCGCCGCACGGCCGCGGTAACGTTGCTGGGCATCCAGACGTTGCTGCCGCGTCAGCCGAAGACGGCGTTATTAATTGGCACAGGTGTGCAGGCGGCGGCCCACGCAGACGCGCTGGTTGATTATTTCGGCGTCGATACTTTTTGGATTGCTGCACGCGATATGCCCAAAACGCAGGCTTTCTGTGATGCGTTGCGGCAGCGTTACCCTCAGGTTTCAGCGCATCCCATCGCAGCCCACACGTTAGATAACACGCTGCCGCTGACCGATGTCGTGATCGCGTTGACGACTTCTCGTGCAGCGGTGATCCCCAGGCATATTGCCGCCAACACGCTCGCCGTAGGCGTCGGCGCGTTCAAACCGGACATGATTGAATTTCCGGCCGAGTTGCTGCACCAACGCGCCATTGTTGTCGATTATCTGGCCGGGGCAAAGCACGAAGCGGGTGATTTAATACAAGCGAAAATTGATTGGTCGGCGGTCCGCGAACTACCGCAGATAGTGCACCAACCGTGGCTGAAAACTGACACTTTGCCGGTGTTTAAAACGGTCGGTCATGCAGCCTGGGATCTAGCCGCAGCGCGGGTAGCAATGGCCGCATTAACGTCACCTTAA
- the lhpH gene encoding trans-3-hydroxy-L-proline dehydratase: MLSYTRTIHTVDAHTGGEPLRIVMSGLPPVPGATILERRSWLQQNRDDVRQFLMNEPRGHADMYGAYLLPAVTPEADFGVIFIHNEGYSDMCGHGIIALGKVLVELHHVERSIPLTRIGFDTPAGFIEAQVEWDGTRAGDVTFRNVPAFIYQRDVEVDTPSFGKITGDIVFGGAFYYYINADQAKVQIRPEQVRTLIQLGAETKAAVKASVNIQHPVALGLNTLYGTIVDGAPNNPAADQANVCIFADREVDRSPTGTGTSGRAAQLFLRGKLALNQPLVNESIVGSCFSVRVIGTDKVGDFDAVITEVTGGAHIMSFNQWVLEESDPFPEGFFLR; the protein is encoded by the coding sequence ATGTTGAGCTACACACGCACCATCCACACAGTTGATGCACATACCGGCGGAGAGCCATTGCGCATCGTGATGTCCGGCTTGCCGCCGGTGCCGGGGGCAACGATACTGGAACGACGCAGCTGGCTGCAGCAGAACCGCGACGATGTACGCCAATTTCTCATGAACGAACCGCGTGGCCACGCTGACATGTATGGTGCTTATCTATTGCCTGCAGTAACGCCAGAGGCCGACTTCGGCGTCATCTTCATCCATAACGAAGGCTACAGCGATATGTGCGGTCACGGCATTATCGCGCTCGGGAAGGTCTTGGTGGAGCTGCATCATGTTGAACGCTCGATCCCATTGACCAGGATTGGTTTCGACACGCCCGCCGGGTTTATCGAAGCGCAGGTTGAGTGGGACGGAACACGCGCAGGTGACGTCACTTTTCGCAACGTACCGGCATTCATCTATCAGCGCGATGTGGAAGTCGATACCCCCAGTTTTGGAAAAATTACCGGCGATATCGTCTTCGGCGGTGCATTCTATTACTACATCAACGCCGATCAGGCGAAGGTTCAGATCCGGCCGGAGCAAGTGCGCACATTGATCCAGCTCGGTGCAGAAACCAAAGCTGCGGTGAAAGCCAGCGTCAACATTCAACATCCTGTGGCGTTGGGTCTTAATACATTGTATGGCACCATCGTCGATGGTGCGCCGAACAACCCGGCAGCGGATCAGGCCAATGTGTGTATCTTTGCCGACCGTGAAGTCGACCGCTCGCCAACCGGAACCGGCACCTCGGGCCGCGCCGCACAATTGTTTTTAAGAGGAAAACTGGCGCTCAACCAGCCGCTGGTGAATGAAAGCATCGTTGGTAGTTGTTTCAGCGTGCGCGTCATTGGTACTGACAAGGTCGGCGATTTCGATGCGGTGATAACGGAAGTCACTGGTGGTGCGCACATCATGAGTTTCAATCAATGGGTTTTGGAGGAGTCTGATCCCTTCCCGGAAGGTTTCTTCCTGCGCTAA
- a CDS encoding branched-chain amino acid ABC transporter substrate-binding protein translates to MYARTKLMMVMLAALPGLAMAQETQVVQIGFSGPLTGPQASAGKDNEGGLTMAIDKLNTQGLVIGGKKIKFEALMEDDQADPRAGVSVAQKLSDMHVKAIIGPYNSGVTIPASRVYNDSGIVMATVASNPKITQQGFANVFRVAASDSQLGGKMALYAAKELKVKQVSIIDDRTAYGQGLAEEFAKVAKANGIKVVSTDFTNDKATDFTAILTSIKAKKPDAIFYGGYSPQGGPMTRQMKQLGLNTKLLGGDGICAPEMGRLGGDAVGDQVYCTQGGAMLDKLASGKTFAAEYQKRFGRPAETYAASFYDGMMVVAQAMKEANSVEPKQYVSALAKIKYKGVAGLYEFDATHDLKQSPVTVFRFKDGLPVALTSY, encoded by the coding sequence ATGTACGCACGGACCAAACTGATGATGGTAATGTTGGCAGCACTCCCAGGACTCGCTATGGCGCAGGAGACGCAGGTAGTACAGATCGGTTTTAGCGGCCCGTTGACAGGCCCGCAAGCATCTGCCGGTAAGGACAACGAAGGCGGGCTGACGATGGCAATCGACAAGCTGAACACCCAGGGGCTTGTCATCGGTGGCAAAAAAATCAAATTTGAAGCCCTGATGGAAGACGATCAGGCGGATCCACGTGCCGGCGTCAGCGTTGCTCAAAAATTGAGCGATATGCACGTTAAGGCCATTATCGGACCTTACAATTCCGGCGTTACCATTCCCGCATCGCGCGTCTATAACGACAGCGGTATCGTGATGGCAACGGTGGCATCGAATCCAAAAATTACCCAGCAAGGCTTTGCCAACGTGTTCCGCGTTGCTGCCAGCGATAGCCAACTGGGTGGCAAGATGGCGCTGTACGCAGCCAAGGAACTCAAAGTCAAGCAAGTTTCCATCATCGATGATCGTACGGCGTATGGCCAGGGTCTGGCAGAAGAATTTGCCAAAGTCGCCAAGGCCAACGGTATCAAGGTCGTCAGCACGGATTTCACCAACGACAAAGCGACTGATTTCACCGCCATCCTGACCTCAATCAAGGCCAAGAAGCCTGACGCCATTTTTTACGGCGGTTATTCGCCACAAGGCGGTCCAATGACACGTCAGATGAAACAATTGGGCTTAAACACCAAGTTGCTGGGCGGCGATGGTATTTGCGCTCCGGAAATGGGTCGTCTTGGCGGCGATGCAGTAGGCGATCAAGTGTATTGCACACAAGGCGGCGCGATGCTCGATAAACTGGCGAGCGGCAAGACCTTTGCTGCCGAATATCAAAAACGCTTCGGACGTCCTGCTGAAACCTACGCCGCATCGTTTTATGACGGCATGATGGTGGTCGCTCAGGCCATGAAAGAAGCCAACTCGGTTGAGCCAAAGCAATATGTTTCAGCGTTAGCCAAGATCAAATACAAAGGCGTTGCCGGTTTGTACGAGTTTGATGCGACGCATGATCTGAAACAATCGCCAGTAACAGTTTTCCGTTTTAAAGATGGTTTGCCGGTCGCTTTGACCAGCTATTAA